Proteins from one Desulfonauticus submarinus genomic window:
- a CDS encoding MucR family transcriptional regulator, translating to MEEYLKQALDIVKAQASVRSMTEEEITSMVHKIAEGIKRVVEGREDASQAPVIDPKKAIKERTIVCLECGKSFKVLTKKHLASHGLTPKEYKEKWGYKKNTSLVCKSLARERRKKMESMKLWERRKAR from the coding sequence ATGGAAGAATATTTAAAACAAGCGTTAGACATAGTTAAAGCACAGGCTTCTGTTCGTTCAATGACAGAAGAAGAAATTACATCTATGGTGCACAAGATTGCAGAAGGTATTAAAAGAGTTGTGGAAGGTAGAGAAGATGCGTCTCAAGCTCCTGTTATAGATCCTAAAAAAGCTATTAAAGAGAGAACTATTGTTTGTTTAGAGTGTGGTAAGAGTTTTAAAGTATTAACTAAAAAACATTTAGCATCTCATGGGTTAACTCCAAAAGAATATAAAGAAAAATGGGGTTATAAGAAGAATACTTCTTTGGTTTGCAAGTCTTTAGCTCGGGAAAGAAGAAAGAAAATGGAATCTATGAAACTTTGGGAAAGGCGTAAAGCTAGATAG
- a CDS encoding DUF2156 domain-containing protein, which yields MQFEPVSLSWQDVYLNYFVKMQEKPSDLSFVNIFGWAEEYGLQLIEKNNFLWLKQTSPTEIFWPPVGDWEVEWNNVLTSLPFPVYSLERVPGSLAFIWEKQFSNIRIIPQREHWDYVYLVKELIELSGNRFHKKKNLLNQFFKKYNYVYKELQPKDIEEVLTLQTEWCLWKECADSKALEAENKAIFRVLSSWEQLKNLFGGAIWINNQMVAYTIAEPLDHETLVIHFEKGCPKIKGIYQAINYLFLKNSADNFKFVNREQDLGDIGLRKAKKSYNPYGYVKKYKVDLGLS from the coding sequence ATGCAATTTGAACCAGTTAGCCTTAGTTGGCAAGATGTTTATTTAAATTATTTTGTCAAGATGCAAGAAAAACCTTCTGATTTGAGTTTTGTCAATATATTTGGTTGGGCAGAAGAATATGGTTTACAACTAATTGAAAAAAATAATTTTCTTTGGCTGAAACAAACTTCTCCTACAGAGATTTTTTGGCCCCCAGTAGGAGATTGGGAAGTAGAGTGGAATAACGTGCTTACTTCTCTTCCATTTCCTGTATATTCTTTAGAAAGAGTTCCAGGTAGTTTAGCTTTTATATGGGAAAAACAATTTTCTAATATTAGGATTATTCCTCAGAGAGAACACTGGGATTATGTTTACTTAGTGAAAGAATTAATTGAGTTATCTGGGAATCGTTTTCACAAGAAAAAGAATTTACTAAATCAGTTTTTCAAAAAATATAACTATGTTTATAAAGAGTTACAACCTAAAGATATTGAGGAAGTCTTAACTTTGCAAACAGAATGGTGTTTATGGAAGGAGTGTGCAGACTCAAAGGCATTGGAGGCAGAAAATAAAGCCATTTTTCGAGTTCTTAGTTCTTGGGAACAACTTAAGAATCTTTTTGGAGGAGCTATTTGGATAAATAATCAGATGGTGGCTTATACCATTGCTGAACCTTTAGATCATGAGACTTTGGTAATACACTTTGAAAAAGGTTGTCCTAAAATAAAGGGTATATATCAAGCAATTAACTATCTCTTTTTAAAAAACTCTGCGGATAACTTTAAATTTGTCAATAGAGAACAAGATTTAGGGGACATTGGCTTACGTAAAGCCAAAAAGTCATATAATCCATATGGTTATGTTAAAAAATATAAAGTCGATTTAGGATTATCTTAA